The Micromonospora krabiensis genome window below encodes:
- the mfd gene encoding transcription-repair coupling factor, whose protein sequence is MLTGLFTAALADPGLARARDLARSGAAQVDGLDITAPPALRPFAVAAVAADPADDSGTSAAGARGAGGGAGRPVLAVTATTREADDLAAALGSLLPAEQVAVFPSWETLPHERLSPRSDTVGRRLAVLRRLAHPEAADAHGRTGPLRVVVAPVRSLLQPQLKGLGDLEPVQLAAGVEADLEEVARRLTDMAYARVDLVTKRGEYAVRGGILDVFPPTDEHPSRIEFWGDEVEEIRTFAVADQRTIEQVAQLWAPPCRELLLTPEVRRRAAALAEQHPELAEILDKLAEGIPVEGMESLVPALLGDESLELLLDTMPAGTHVILCDPERIRTRAHDLVRTSEEFLQASWAAAAVGGQAPVDLGAAAFRSLADVRAAAGKRGQPWWTLSPFGLAEAEAAPARQPWEDAPAEVSVTPDDAIAVTLAAQPAPLYHGETARVVDDLKRWSVEGWSIALVFEGHGPAQRAVEVLRDAGLGARLTETVPEAPVPGELLVACGSLGAGFVDEASRFVLLTGDDITGGRGASTRDMRKMPSRRRNTIDPLELKAGDHVVHEQHGIGRYVELVQRTVNGASREYLVIEYAPSKKGQPGDRLFVPTDQLDQLSRYVGGEQPTLHKMGGSDWQKSKARARKAVREIAAQLIQLYAARKASKGHNFGPDTPWQRELEDAFPWQETPDQLAAIEEVKRDMEQTVPMDRLICGDVGYGKTEIAVRAAFKAVQDGKQVAVLVPTTLLVQQHYNTFAERMSQFPVTIRQLSRFQTPKEAEQTLTMAAEGTADIVIGTHRLLQAATRFKSLGLVIIDEEQRFGVEHKEHLKTMRASVDVLSMSATPIPRTLEMAITGIREMSTIATPPEERHPVLTAVGAYDDRQVAAAIHRELLRDGQVFYLHNRVESIERAARRIRELVPEARVAVAHGQMGEEALEKVMVGFWEKEFDVLVCTTIVESGIDIPNANTLIVERADLLGLAQLHQIRGRVGRGRERAYAYFLYPADKPLTENAHERLATIAQHTELGAGMYVAMKDLEIRGAGNLLGGEQSGHIEGVGFDLYVRMVGEAVQAFKGERPEEEVDVKIDLPVDAHLPHDYVGVERLRLEMYRKLAEARDEERLREVVAEMTDRYGEPPAPVQNLVAVARFRLLARRYGLTDVSMQGKHLRFSPLPLPDSKQMRLKRYHPDSVYKQATDQVSVPRPSTRRVGGEPLRDQALLEWCAQLLSDVLGEPALAGAAR, encoded by the coding sequence ATGCTCACCGGACTGTTCACCGCCGCCCTGGCCGATCCCGGGCTGGCCCGGGCGCGTGACCTGGCGCGCTCCGGTGCCGCGCAGGTCGACGGGCTGGACATCACCGCGCCGCCGGCGCTGCGACCCTTCGCGGTGGCCGCCGTCGCGGCCGACCCCGCCGACGACAGCGGGACCAGCGCCGCGGGTGCGCGTGGGGCGGGTGGGGGTGCCGGGCGGCCCGTGCTGGCCGTGACCGCCACCACCCGAGAGGCCGACGACCTCGCCGCCGCACTGGGCAGTCTGCTCCCGGCCGAGCAGGTGGCGGTCTTCCCGTCCTGGGAGACGCTGCCGCACGAGCGGCTGTCGCCCCGCTCGGACACGGTCGGTCGCCGGCTCGCCGTGCTGCGCCGGCTCGCCCACCCGGAGGCGGCCGACGCGCACGGCCGCACCGGGCCGCTGCGGGTCGTCGTCGCGCCGGTCCGCTCGCTGCTCCAGCCGCAGCTGAAGGGGCTCGGAGACCTGGAGCCGGTGCAGCTCGCCGCCGGGGTCGAGGCCGACTTGGAGGAGGTCGCACGCCGGCTCACCGACATGGCGTACGCCCGGGTCGACCTGGTCACCAAGCGCGGCGAGTACGCGGTGCGCGGCGGCATCCTCGACGTCTTCCCGCCCACCGACGAGCACCCGTCCCGGATCGAGTTCTGGGGCGACGAGGTGGAGGAGATCCGCACCTTCGCGGTCGCCGACCAGCGCACGATCGAGCAGGTCGCCCAGCTCTGGGCGCCCCCGTGTCGTGAGCTGCTGCTCACCCCCGAGGTGCGGCGGCGGGCCGCGGCGCTGGCCGAGCAGCACCCGGAGCTGGCCGAGATCCTGGACAAGCTGGCGGAGGGCATCCCGGTCGAGGGGATGGAGTCGCTGGTGCCGGCGCTGCTCGGGGACGAGAGCCTGGAACTGCTGCTGGACACCATGCCGGCCGGCACCCACGTGATCCTCTGCGACCCGGAGCGGATCCGCACCCGGGCGCACGACCTGGTGCGTACCTCCGAGGAGTTCCTCCAGGCCAGCTGGGCCGCGGCCGCCGTCGGTGGTCAGGCCCCGGTCGACCTGGGCGCCGCCGCCTTCCGCAGCCTGGCGGACGTCCGCGCGGCCGCCGGCAAGCGGGGCCAGCCGTGGTGGACGCTGTCGCCGTTCGGCCTCGCGGAGGCGGAGGCCGCTCCGGCGCGCCAGCCGTGGGAGGACGCCCCGGCGGAGGTCAGCGTCACCCCGGACGACGCGATCGCGGTGACGCTGGCCGCCCAGCCGGCGCCGCTCTACCACGGCGAGACCGCCCGGGTCGTGGACGACCTGAAGCGCTGGTCGGTCGAGGGCTGGTCGATCGCGCTGGTCTTCGAGGGGCACGGCCCCGCCCAGCGGGCCGTGGAGGTGCTGCGCGACGCCGGGCTGGGCGCCCGGCTCACCGAGACGGTGCCGGAGGCGCCCGTCCCCGGTGAGCTGCTGGTGGCCTGCGGATCGCTGGGCGCCGGCTTCGTCGACGAGGCGTCCCGGTTCGTCCTGCTCACCGGCGACGACATCACCGGCGGGCGGGGTGCGTCCACCCGTGACATGCGCAAGATGCCCAGCCGGCGGCGCAACACGATCGACCCCTTGGAGCTGAAGGCCGGCGACCACGTGGTGCACGAGCAGCACGGCATCGGCCGCTACGTGGAGCTGGTGCAGCGCACCGTCAACGGCGCCTCCCGGGAGTACCTGGTCATCGAGTACGCCCCGAGCAAGAAGGGTCAGCCCGGCGACCGGCTCTTCGTCCCGACGGACCAGCTCGACCAGCTCAGCCGCTACGTCGGCGGCGAGCAGCCCACCCTGCACAAGATGGGCGGCTCGGACTGGCAGAAGTCGAAGGCCCGCGCCCGCAAGGCGGTCCGCGAGATCGCCGCGCAGCTCATCCAGCTGTACGCCGCGCGGAAGGCGTCGAAGGGGCACAACTTCGGCCCGGACACGCCGTGGCAGCGGGAGCTGGAGGACGCGTTCCCCTGGCAGGAGACGCCCGACCAGTTGGCGGCGATCGAAGAGGTCAAGCGGGACATGGAGCAGACGGTCCCGATGGACCGGCTGATCTGCGGTGACGTCGGCTACGGCAAGACGGAGATCGCGGTCCGGGCGGCGTTCAAGGCCGTCCAGGACGGCAAGCAGGTGGCCGTCCTGGTGCCGACGACGCTCCTCGTGCAGCAGCACTACAACACGTTCGCCGAGCGGATGAGCCAGTTCCCGGTGACCATCCGGCAGCTGTCCCGGTTCCAGACGCCGAAGGAGGCCGAGCAGACCCTGACGATGGCCGCCGAGGGCACGGCCGACATCGTCATCGGCACCCACCGGCTGCTGCAGGCGGCCACCCGGTTCAAGTCCCTCGGGCTGGTCATCATCGACGAGGAGCAGCGGTTCGGCGTCGAGCACAAGGAGCACCTGAAGACGATGCGTGCCTCGGTCGACGTGCTGAGCATGTCGGCCACCCCGATCCCGCGGACGCTGGAGATGGCGATCACCGGCATCCGCGAGATGTCCACCATCGCCACCCCGCCGGAGGAGCGGCATCCGGTGCTGACGGCCGTCGGGGCGTACGACGACCGGCAGGTCGCCGCCGCCATCCACCGCGAGTTGCTCCGCGACGGTCAGGTCTTCTACCTGCACAACCGGGTGGAGTCGATCGAGCGGGCGGCGCGGCGGATCCGGGAGTTGGTGCCGGAGGCGCGGGTCGCGGTGGCGCACGGCCAGATGGGCGAGGAGGCGCTCGAGAAGGTCATGGTCGGCTTCTGGGAGAAGGAGTTCGACGTCCTGGTCTGCACGACGATCGTGGAGTCCGGCATCGACATCCCGAACGCCAACACCCTGATCGTGGAGCGGGCCGACCTGCTGGGCCTGGCCCAGCTGCACCAGATCCGCGGCCGGGTGGGCCGGGGTCGGGAGCGGGCGTACGCCTATTTCCTCTACCCGGCCGACAAGCCGCTCACCGAGAACGCGCACGAGCGGCTGGCCACCATCGCCCAGCACACCGAGTTGGGCGCCGGCATGTACGTCGCCATGAAGGACCTGGAGATCCGGGGCGCCGGCAACCTGCTCGGCGGTGAGCAGTCCGGGCACATCGAGGGCGTCGGCTTCGACCTGTACGTGCGGATGGTCGGCGAGGCCGTGCAGGCGTTCAAGGGGGAGCGTCCGGAGGAGGAGGTCGACGTCAAGATCGATCTTCCGGTCGACGCGCACCTGCCGCACGACTACGTCGGGGTGGAGCGGCTGCGGCTGGAGATGTATCGCAAGCTCGCCGAGGCCCGCGACGAGGAGCGGCTGCGCGAGGTCGTCGCCGAGATGACCGACCGCTACGGCGAGCCGCCCGCCCCGGTGCAGAACCTGGTCGCGGTGGCCCGTTTCCGGCTGCTGGCCCGCCGCTACGGGCTCACCGATGTGAGCATGCAGGGCAAGCACCTGCGGTTCAGCCCACTGCCGCTGCCGGACTCGAAGCAGATGCGGCTCAAGCGCTACCACCCGGACTCGGTCTACAAGCAGGCCACCGACCAGGTCAGCGTGCCGCGGCCGAGCACCCGCCGGGTCGGTGGTGAGCCGCTGCGCGACCAGGCCCTGCTGGAGTGGTGCGCCCAGCTCCTCTCCGACGTGCTCGGCGAGCCGGCCCTGGCGGGGGCGGCTCGCTGA
- the ppc gene encoding phosphoenolpyruvate carboxylase, whose protein sequence is MTDQHDHDGPDAALRADIRRLGTLLGQTLARQEGRPLLDLVEEIRAQVRSDAPAAAQRLGTLDVTTGTKLARAFSTYFHLANITEQVHRARDLRRRRAVQGGWLDQAAKMIAERGVPSEEIAAVARRLAVRPVFTAHPTEAARRSILSKLRAIADELDTETANAILYGASDEGPANRRLAELLDLMWQTDELRLDRPDPTDEARNAIYYLRDLYAEAAPQVLDDLADTLRTLGVETSPTARPLTFGTWIGGDRDGNPFVTPAVTRDVLSIQHEHGIEATEKAMDHLINEVSVSRRLRGVSLDLSASLAADLDALPEVAPRFRRVNAEEPYRLKARCVKAKLANTRQRLRQGTAHVPGRDYRGSAELIADLELLRASLARNSGQLTAVGRLASTIRTVSAFGLHLATLDVREHAEKHHEVLTQLYAAVGEVSDYPSLTRLERTKLLADELTGRRPLSTLDTPLTEAARKTFDVFGTIREAQDRFGTEVIESYIISMTLGVDDVLAAVVLAREAGLVDVHTGRARVGFVPLLETPAELNAGGELLDELLSLPAYRALVAARGDVQEVMLGYSDSNKEAGITTSQWSIHRAQRALRDVAARHGVHLRLFHGRGGTVGRGGGPTHEAILAQPYGTLDGAIKVTEQGEVISDKYTLPSLARENLELTLAAVLQATLLHTAPRQPAEMLERWDAAMDVVSESAFRSYRSLVEDPDLPAYFWASTPTELLGALNIGSRPAKRPNTGAGLAGLRAIPWVFGWTQTRQIVPGWFGVGSGLAAAREAGLADVLSEMHRNWHFFRTFLSNVEMMLTKTDLTIARRYVETLVPKKLHPIFHKIEEEYELTKREVLAVTASPALLENSPVLQRTLAVRDTYLEPLHHLQVALLQQYRDSGAAGRAVATAPGGRRAPGDGTALERALLTTVNGIAAGMRNTG, encoded by the coding sequence GTGACCGACCAGCACGACCACGACGGCCCGGACGCCGCGCTGCGGGCCGACATCCGGCGCCTCGGCACCCTGCTCGGGCAGACCCTCGCCCGTCAGGAGGGCCGGCCCCTGCTCGACCTGGTCGAGGAGATCCGGGCGCAGGTCCGCTCCGACGCCCCGGCCGCAGCCCAGCGGCTCGGCACCCTCGACGTGACGACCGGCACCAAGCTCGCCCGCGCCTTCTCCACCTACTTCCACCTCGCCAACATCACCGAGCAGGTGCACCGGGCCCGTGACCTGCGGCGACGCCGGGCCGTGCAGGGTGGCTGGCTGGACCAGGCGGCGAAGATGATCGCCGAGCGCGGGGTGCCGTCGGAGGAGATCGCCGCCGTCGCCCGCCGCCTGGCCGTACGGCCCGTCTTCACCGCGCACCCGACCGAGGCGGCCCGCCGGTCCATCCTGTCGAAGCTGCGCGCGATCGCCGACGAGTTGGACACCGAGACGGCGAACGCGATCCTCTACGGCGCCAGCGACGAGGGGCCGGCGAACCGGCGGCTGGCCGAGCTGCTCGACCTCATGTGGCAGACCGACGAGCTGCGGCTGGACCGGCCGGACCCGACCGACGAGGCGCGCAACGCGATCTACTACCTGCGCGACCTGTACGCCGAGGCCGCCCCGCAGGTCCTCGACGACCTCGCCGACACGCTGCGGACCCTGGGCGTGGAGACCTCGCCGACGGCCCGGCCGCTGACCTTCGGCACCTGGATCGGCGGCGACCGTGACGGCAACCCCTTCGTCACCCCGGCGGTAACCCGCGACGTGCTGAGCATCCAGCACGAACACGGCATCGAGGCCACCGAGAAGGCGATGGACCACCTGATCAACGAGGTGTCCGTCAGCCGCCGGCTGCGCGGGGTGTCGCTGGACCTCTCCGCCAGCCTCGCCGCCGACCTGGACGCGCTGCCCGAGGTGGCGCCCCGGTTCCGCCGGGTGAACGCGGAGGAGCCGTACCGGCTGAAGGCGCGCTGCGTGAAGGCCAAGCTGGCCAATACCCGGCAGCGGCTGCGCCAGGGCACCGCCCACGTGCCGGGCCGGGACTACCGGGGCTCGGCCGAGCTGATCGCCGACCTGGAGCTGCTGCGCGCCTCGCTGGCCCGCAACTCCGGCCAGCTCACCGCCGTCGGCCGGCTCGCCTCCACCATCCGTACGGTGTCGGCGTTCGGCCTGCACCTGGCGACCCTGGACGTGCGGGAGCACGCGGAGAAGCACCACGAGGTGCTCACCCAGCTCTACGCTGCCGTCGGCGAGGTCTCCGACTACCCATCGCTGACCCGGCTGGAGCGCACCAAGCTGCTCGCCGACGAGCTGACCGGCCGCCGGCCGCTCTCCACGCTGGACACCCCGCTGACCGAGGCGGCCCGCAAGACGTTCGACGTCTTCGGCACGATCCGGGAGGCACAGGACCGGTTCGGCACCGAGGTGATCGAGTCGTACATCATCTCGATGACCCTCGGCGTGGACGACGTGCTCGCCGCCGTGGTGCTGGCCCGGGAGGCCGGCCTGGTGGACGTGCACACCGGCCGCGCCCGGGTCGGGTTCGTGCCGCTGCTGGAGACGCCGGCGGAGCTGAACGCCGGCGGGGAGCTGCTGGACGAACTGCTGTCGCTGCCGGCGTACCGGGCGCTGGTCGCCGCCCGCGGCGACGTGCAGGAGGTCATGCTCGGCTACTCCGACTCGAACAAGGAGGCGGGGATCACCACCAGCCAGTGGTCGATCCACCGGGCGCAGCGGGCGCTGCGTGACGTGGCCGCCCGGCACGGCGTGCACCTGCGCCTCTTCCACGGCCGGGGCGGCACGGTGGGGCGCGGCGGCGGGCCGACGCACGAGGCGATCCTGGCCCAGCCGTACGGCACCCTCGACGGCGCGATCAAGGTGACCGAGCAGGGCGAGGTCATCTCCGACAAGTACACCCTGCCCTCGCTGGCCCGGGAGAACCTGGAGCTGACCCTGGCCGCGGTGCTCCAGGCCACCCTGCTGCACACCGCGCCCCGGCAGCCCGCCGAGATGCTGGAGCGCTGGGACGCCGCGATGGACGTGGTGTCCGAGTCGGCCTTCCGGTCGTACCGGTCGCTGGTGGAGGACCCGGACCTGCCCGCGTACTTCTGGGCGTCCACCCCCACCGAGCTGCTCGGCGCGCTCAACATCGGGTCCCGCCCGGCGAAGCGGCCCAACACGGGCGCCGGCCTGGCCGGGCTGCGGGCCATCCCGTGGGTGTTCGGCTGGACGCAGACCCGACAGATCGTCCCGGGCTGGTTCGGCGTCGGCTCCGGGCTCGCCGCGGCGCGGGAGGCGGGGCTGGCCGACGTCCTGTCCGAGATGCACCGCAACTGGCACTTCTTCCGGACGTTCCTCTCGAACGTCGAGATGATGCTGACCAAGACGGACCTGACCATCGCCCGTCGGTACGTCGAGACGCTCGTGCCGAAGAAGCTCCACCCGATCTTCCACAAGATCGAGGAGGAGTACGAGCTGACGAAGCGCGAGGTCCTCGCGGTGACCGCGTCCCCCGCGCTGCTGGAGAACTCCCCGGTCCTCCAGCGCACCCTCGCGGTGCGCGACACCTACCTCGAACCGCTGCACCACCTCCAGGTGGCGCTGCTGCAGCAGTACCGGGACTCCGGCGCGGCGGGCCGGGCGGTGGCGACGGCGCCGGGCGGTCGCCGCGCCCCCGGCGACGGTACGGCCCTGGAGCGCGCTCTGCTCACCACGGTCAACGGCATCGCCGCCGGGATGCGCAACACCGGCTGA
- the xseA gene encoding exodeoxyribonuclease VII large subunit produces the protein MVSQKVGAWIARLGWVWVDGQVAQISRRPGASTVFLTLRDPSADLSLTVTTNRDVLDTGAPELREGARVVLHAKPEFYAARGTLSLRADEIRQVGLGELLARLEKLKKLLAAEGLFDRARKRRPPFLPHRIGLITGRASAAERDVLTNARRRWPAVEFRTVNVAVQGPSAVPQIVDALKVLDADPAVDVIVIARGGGGIEDLLPFSDEALCRAVFACRTPVVSAIGHETDTPLLDYVADLRASTPTDAAKRIVPDLTEEVRLIGQARSRLERAVRNLVDREAHRLGLLRSRPVLARPQVMVDQRATELTALRQRADRCLDHRLAGARDELRHTLARLRALSPAATLDRGYAIVQRADGHVVRAAGEVGKGDPLRVRLAEGELAATVDG, from the coding sequence GTGGTCAGCCAGAAGGTCGGCGCCTGGATCGCGCGGCTCGGCTGGGTGTGGGTCGACGGGCAGGTCGCCCAGATCAGCCGGCGCCCCGGGGCGAGCACGGTCTTCCTCACCCTGCGCGACCCGTCGGCCGACCTGAGCCTGACGGTCACCACCAACCGGGACGTCCTCGACACCGGCGCCCCGGAGCTGCGCGAGGGCGCCCGGGTCGTGCTGCACGCCAAGCCCGAGTTCTACGCCGCGCGGGGCACGCTCAGCCTGCGCGCCGACGAGATCCGCCAGGTGGGCCTCGGTGAGCTGCTGGCCCGGCTGGAGAAGCTGAAGAAGCTGCTCGCCGCCGAGGGGCTGTTCGACCGGGCCCGCAAGCGCCGGCCACCGTTCCTGCCCCACCGGATCGGCCTGATCACCGGCCGGGCCTCGGCCGCCGAGCGGGACGTGCTGACCAACGCCCGGCGGCGCTGGCCGGCGGTGGAGTTCCGCACCGTCAACGTCGCCGTGCAGGGTCCGAGCGCGGTGCCGCAGATCGTGGACGCGCTGAAGGTCCTCGACGCCGACCCGGCCGTCGACGTCATCGTCATCGCCCGGGGCGGTGGCGGCATCGAGGACCTGCTCCCCTTCTCCGACGAGGCGCTCTGCCGGGCGGTCTTCGCCTGCCGTACGCCGGTGGTCAGCGCCATCGGCCACGAGACGGACACCCCTCTTCTCGACTACGTCGCCGACCTGCGCGCCTCGACACCCACCGACGCGGCCAAGCGGATCGTGCCCGACCTGACCGAGGAGGTACGCCTCATCGGCCAGGCCCGGTCCCGGCTGGAGCGCGCCGTCCGCAACCTGGTCGACCGCGAGGCGCACCGGCTGGGCCTGCTGCGCTCCCGGCCGGTGCTGGCCCGCCCTCAGGTGATGGTCGACCAGCGCGCCACCGAGCTGACCGCGCTGCGCCAACGCGCCGACCGCTGCCTGGACCACCGCCTCGCCGGGGCCCGGGACGAGCTGCGGCACACCCTGGCCCGGCTGCGCGCGCTGTCCCCGGCGGCCACCCTCGACCGGGGGTACGCGATCGTCCAGCGCGCCGACGGGCACGTGGTGCGCGCGGCGGGCGAGGTGGGCAAGGGCGACCCGCTACGGGTACGCCTCGCCGAGGGTGAACTGGCCGCGACGGTGGACGGGTGA
- a CDS encoding 4-hydroxy-3-methylbut-2-enyl diphosphate reductase, whose amino-acid sequence MTQAEATSRTGKRVLLAKPRGYCAGVDRAVQTVEEALKLYGAPIYVRKQIVHNKHVVQTLEARGAIFVEENEEVPEGATVIFSAHGVAPEVYEQARERSLKAIDATCPLVTKVHQEAKRFAAEDYDILLIGHEGHEEVIGTAGEAPAHIQLIDGPEDADRVTVRDPEKVVWLSQTTLSVDETLETVARLKKRLPLLQSPPSDDICYATSNRQHVVKQIAPECDVMIVVGSRNSSNSVRLVEVAVDAGSRTGHLVDFAHEIEDAWLEGAHTVGLTSGASVPDELVQDVLAHLAARGFADVEEVTTANERLTFSLPQELKRDMRAAAAARG is encoded by the coding sequence GTGACTCAGGCTGAAGCGACTTCCCGGACCGGTAAGCGCGTGCTCCTGGCCAAGCCTCGCGGCTACTGCGCGGGCGTCGACCGCGCGGTGCAGACCGTGGAGGAGGCGCTGAAGCTCTACGGCGCCCCCATCTACGTCCGCAAGCAGATCGTGCACAACAAGCACGTCGTGCAGACGCTGGAGGCCCGCGGCGCGATCTTCGTGGAGGAGAACGAGGAGGTGCCGGAGGGCGCCACCGTCATCTTCTCCGCCCACGGCGTGGCCCCGGAGGTCTACGAGCAGGCCCGGGAACGCTCGCTGAAGGCGATCGACGCGACCTGCCCCCTGGTCACCAAGGTGCACCAGGAGGCCAAGCGGTTCGCCGCCGAGGACTACGACATCCTGTTGATCGGCCACGAGGGGCACGAGGAGGTCATCGGCACCGCCGGTGAGGCTCCCGCCCACATCCAGCTGATCGACGGCCCGGAGGACGCCGACCGCGTCACCGTCCGCGACCCGGAGAAGGTCGTCTGGCTCTCCCAGACGACGCTCTCGGTGGACGAGACGCTGGAGACGGTGGCCCGGCTGAAGAAGCGGCTGCCGCTGCTCCAGTCGCCGCCCAGCGACGACATCTGCTACGCGACGTCCAACCGTCAGCACGTGGTCAAGCAGATCGCCCCCGAGTGCGACGTCATGATCGTCGTAGGGTCCCGGAACTCCTCCAACTCCGTACGCCTGGTCGAGGTCGCGGTCGACGCCGGGTCCCGGACCGGCCACCTGGTCGACTTCGCGCACGAGATCGAGGACGCGTGGCTCGAGGGCGCGCACACGGTGGGCCTCACCTCCGGTGCGAGCGTGCCGGACGAGCTCGTGCAGGACGTGCTGGCGCACCTCGCCGCGCGGGGCTTCGCCGACGTCGAGGAGGTCACGACCGCCAACGAGCGGTTGACCTTCTCGCTGCCGCAGGAGCTGAAGCGGGACATGCGGGCCGCCGCGGCGGCGCGCGGCTGA
- a CDS encoding S66 family peptidase, which yields MVPPRYPPKPRPGDRVAVVSPSAGLPAVFPEVYELGLRRLREDLGLEPVEYPTTRVLGADPRDRARDLTAAFADPSITAVLATVGGDDLITVTPHLDDAVIAANPKPYFGYSDNTNVLNHLYRLGIVGYHGGSVLVHLGRPGAPHPLTFDSLRAALFTPGWYELAPATEWGDQPNDWRDPATLADEPVMIPGEGWRWQGPETVVQGRTWGGCLEILHWLAAADRIPSVADLSGSVLVFETSNELPPATEVFRILRNLGERGLLAAFRAVLVGRPKAWDFDRPHTLDERRAWSEDQRAAVNRALAAYADDPVVVFDVDLGHTDPQLIIPYGGEVRVDAVERRISVRY from the coding sequence ATGGTGCCACCGCGCTATCCGCCGAAGCCGCGACCCGGCGACCGGGTCGCCGTCGTCTCGCCCTCCGCCGGCCTTCCGGCGGTCTTCCCCGAGGTGTACGAGCTGGGCCTGCGCCGCCTCCGCGAGGACCTCGGCCTGGAGCCGGTGGAGTATCCGACCACCCGCGTACTGGGCGCCGACCCGCGCGACCGGGCCCGGGACCTGACCGCCGCCTTCGCCGACCCGTCGATCACCGCCGTGCTCGCCACCGTCGGCGGGGACGACCTGATCACGGTCACCCCACACCTGGACGACGCGGTGATCGCCGCCAACCCGAAGCCCTACTTCGGCTACTCGGACAACACCAACGTCCTCAACCACCTCTACCGCCTCGGCATCGTCGGCTACCACGGTGGCTCGGTGCTGGTGCACCTCGGCCGGCCGGGCGCGCCGCATCCGCTGACCTTCGACTCGCTGCGCGCGGCGCTCTTCACCCCCGGCTGGTACGAGCTGGCCCCGGCCACCGAGTGGGGCGACCAGCCGAACGACTGGCGGGACCCGGCCACGCTGGCGGACGAGCCGGTGATGATCCCCGGCGAGGGCTGGCGCTGGCAGGGCCCCGAAACAGTGGTGCAGGGGCGCACCTGGGGCGGTTGCCTGGAGATCCTGCACTGGCTGGCGGCGGCGGACCGGATCCCTTCCGTCGCCGACCTGTCCGGCTCGGTGCTGGTCTTCGAGACCTCCAACGAACTGCCCCCGGCCACCGAGGTCTTCCGCATCCTGCGCAACCTGGGCGAGCGTGGCCTGCTCGCGGCCTTCCGGGCGGTGCTGGTGGGGCGCCCGAAGGCGTGGGACTTCGACCGCCCGCACACGCTCGACGAGCGGCGGGCCTGGTCCGAGGACCAGCGAGCCGCCGTGAACCGGGCGTTGGCCGCGTACGCCGACGACCCGGTCGTGGTCTTCGACGTCGACCTGGGTCACACCGACCCGCAGCTGATCATCCCGTACGGCGGTGAGGTGCGGGTGGACGCGGTCGAGCGACGCATCTCGGTGCGCTACTGA
- a CDS encoding DNA recombination protein RmuC gives MDFPTLAVVVLCLGAGGAVGWLAARSRSAAEIARLDATLRATREGEGRLEQSMRALSYEATAQSQEAVARAVAPLHDTLRRYEQRVAELERDRVDAYAELREQVRSMSAVSGELRTETKQLVAALRAPQVRGRWGEHQLRRIVEAAGMLEHCDFAEQVTASTDNQGVRPDLVVRLHGGRSVVVDAKAPFDAYLTAMEARDERGRDGHLDAHARHLRAHVDALAAKSYWAAFDSTPEFVVLFVPADPFLDVALQRDPTLLEHAFARNVVLATPATLVALLRTVAYSWRQEALARNATAVRSLARELHGRLATLGDHVGKLGSALGSAVTAYNRAVGSLEARVLVSARKLAELGVSDQELATPAQVELAPRQPQAPELLDASDGEMTAR, from the coding sequence ATGGACTTCCCGACGCTGGCCGTGGTGGTGCTCTGCCTCGGCGCGGGCGGCGCGGTGGGCTGGCTCGCGGCCCGGTCCCGCTCCGCGGCCGAGATCGCCCGTCTCGACGCGACCCTGCGTGCCACTCGCGAGGGCGAGGGGCGGTTGGAGCAGTCCATGCGGGCACTGAGCTACGAGGCGACCGCCCAGTCCCAGGAGGCGGTGGCCCGGGCCGTCGCCCCGCTGCACGACACGCTGCGCCGCTACGAGCAGCGGGTGGCCGAGCTGGAGCGCGACCGGGTCGACGCGTACGCCGAGCTGCGCGAGCAGGTCCGCTCGATGAGCGCGGTCTCGGGTGAGCTGCGCACCGAGACGAAGCAGCTGGTGGCGGCTCTGCGCGCGCCGCAGGTGCGGGGCCGCTGGGGCGAGCATCAGCTGCGTCGCATCGTCGAGGCGGCCGGCATGCTGGAGCACTGCGACTTCGCCGAGCAGGTCACCGCGAGCACCGACAACCAGGGCGTCCGCCCCGACCTGGTGGTCCGGCTGCACGGTGGGCGGTCGGTGGTGGTCGACGCCAAGGCGCCCTTCGACGCCTACCTGACCGCCATGGAGGCACGCGACGAGCGCGGCCGGGACGGGCACCTCGACGCGCACGCGCGGCACCTGCGGGCGCACGTCGACGCGCTCGCCGCGAAGTCCTACTGGGCGGCCTTCGACAGCACGCCCGAGTTCGTGGTGCTGTTCGTGCCCGCCGACCCGTTCCTCGACGTCGCCCTCCAGCGCGACCCGACGCTGCTGGAGCACGCCTTCGCCCGCAATGTGGTGCTGGCCACCCCGGCGACCCTGGTCGCGCTGCTGCGCACCGTCGCCTACTCATGGCGGCAGGAGGCGCTGGCCCGTAACGCGACGGCCGTGCGCTCGCTGGCCCGCGAGCTGCACGGCCGGCTCGCCACCCTCGGCGACCACGTCGGCAAGCTGGGCTCCGCGCTGGGCAGCGCGGTGACGGCGTACAACCGGGCGGTCGGTTCGTTGGAGGCGCGGGTGCTGGTCAGCGCGCGCAAGCTCGCCGAGCTGGGCGTCTCCGACCAGGAACTGGCCACGCCCGCCCAGGTGGAGTTGGCGCCGCGGCAGCCGCAGGCGCCCGAGCTGCTGGACGCGTCCGACGGTGAGATGACCGCCCGCTGA